GATCAGAGACTCTGTGGGTACTCTACCCAGTTTCCTGACAGAAATAGCCTCTCCCTGGCAGCGAGCAGCATTTCCAGTGGCCCAAGTGATTCCAGATCAGAAAGTGCCTTTTCTTGGTACATCAGCCTCCCAAAATCCCGATCAGCATTACGcaagcctcaccttgagtactgtgtacAGTtatgggccccacaatttaagaaggaagTTAAGAtgcttgaatgcatccagagaagggcaacaaagctggtgaaagggctggaaggaacgtcctatgaggagcggctgaggactttgggcttgtctcgtttggagaaaaggaggctgaggggtgacctcattgctctctaaaGCTTCCCGAGAAGGGcacatggagagggaggtgctgatctcttctccctggggtccagtgataggatgcgtgggaatggctcaaagctgcgtcaggggaggttcagacttgacgttaggaagcatttctttacagagaaggTTGTcgaaccctggaacaggcttcctggagaggaagccccacgcctgtcagtgtttaagaggcatttggacaatgcccttaataacatgctttaacttttagcCCTGAAGCAGTCAGGCAGCTGGACTACACggttgttgtaggtcccttccaactgaactattctattctattctattctattctattctattctatttatttCCTACATACCTGGAAAGACAGATTTGGAAGCTTTGTTAAGCCCTTTGACATAAAATGGTTAAAGGCCCTTTTAGAGTTGAGAATGTAAGTGTGAAAAAAGTTAAGGCCTTTTATGCTAAATTTCATTTCCAGTACTAAGTCCACCTAGTCTGCTTTATGTTTGCACTTACAGATTagcttgctttcatttaaaaaatgccatgCTCATTTCAACTCTGCAGCAATCTTTCCTCTCCCACTTCACACCTGTCCCTCTCCGATCACTCCCTCTCCCCTGACCCATCTCACGCTGGAGGACTGGTACCTTCTGACAGTTAGGTACCAGGAATCACCCCTGGAGGCTTTGCTCAGTTCCCCTGACTAAACAAGGCATGTCCAAAAGCTGATGGTACAAGAGTATAAGAGTGTCTGTTGAATCAGCTGCACGTTCAGCAACAGTCAGAGACCTTTTATGAACACAGAATGCAGTGGATGCAAACACAGCTCAAAACAGCGCGTGGCCATAAAAAACCAGTGGAAGAATGCAAGAAACGAACTTCTGTCTGTTGCTTTCCCTTTGTATACATGCCTTACATGTAAAGCAACCTCATACTTGTGGAAAGTTGGTTAAATAAGTTACATGTCAAACAGCAATGACTGTTCTGCAAAGGGAACCGAAGACCTCCATGAAAAGTTAATGCTTGTCCTTCACTGCACTTGCAGTTCATGAGATTCCTCTAAGGAATGGAATTTTGATATGACGCTGCTGACTTAGACTGCTATGGATAATAATTGTGCTGTTACTGTTCTGTTTATCCCCTTAAGAAGTTCTGGCAATGACTAACTGATGACTTGAGTTAGTCAGACATCCACCCTTTTAAATGATTGATAGGTGCATGAACAAGCTTACCATAATCCTACTTGAATAGAAAATGGTGTCATCCCGAGCTGCTACTTGCGAAATTTCACTCCTGTTTCACTCTATAGGATGTTTCATTCCTTTCAGAAATCTGAAACACTGACCAAACCATAATTCTAGCATGACGCAAGCTTGGTGtattaaaagtaactttttctaCATTGTACAAAATATTGCCTAATATTCATTCTCAGTcactttattataaataaaattttcagtaataaaatatttatttgcttccTGCCCACTTTCATCCATGTAAAATCTCACTAGACTGGTGCAAAATCAATTATTAAGTCAGATTTTGTGTTTGCAATAGAAAACTTTTGCAGAAACCTTGTCGTGCTGCACACCATGACATTTTTGGCCTGAAAGTTCAGGTTACAGAAACATTTCTTAATAACGCTGCTAAAGAAAATGCAGTCACAAAAACATTCTTTGTACAGCAGCGTTTAACGGCCATCGATGGCTTTTGCTATGCTTCAAGGAAAGTGATTCAAGTATTTCTCACATGCACTGGTAACAAAGGAGCTCTTCCAGGCCATTTTCAACAATCGGCTGAATGGTAGACATTGTGGAGCACACATGCCCTCTTGTGGTCAATGTTCCTGTACATAATACTACAGCTGTGATGCTCTACTAAACGGAGatggcaaagaaaagaaattacaaaattacCTCTCCTTCTAATAACTTCCAGAGATGCTGAGCACATGCAGCTGACTTTGCCTGAGTTCAGTAAGCCAGCAGCTCAAAAGACCAGGGCACACACTTAGTTGCCAAAATATGGCTTTACATGTTTACACACCTAAGCTCCAACATCTGGCTTGAGATTTTCCTctcatttcctgtttttcaatGCCTAAAAGATGCTTAGTGcctgcaaaaagaaagagaagagccCAAGGATACAAGAGTGAAAGTGGATAGACACACAATTGCTTGATAAAAGAACACTAATTACTGCATTAGAATACCCAGACATTGCAGGCACCCAGAAATGACTACTCTCCTATACCAGGATTTTGCTTTTCAGGAGAAATGGTTGCTAACTGGGTGTAATTTTCAAAACAggtagaagattttttttttttaaagggattacTTCTTTCAGGGCTTCATCTTGCACCACTGTCTGGTGGAGGAACAGTGTGAGATTGGCAGACACTCTGTGATACTGCAGATACGCAGGACAGAGCCATTGTGCGCATCAACCTCACCTCTAATATTCAGGAAGCAGAGAAGTAGCTGTGGCAACTGACCGAAATATTTCCATGTTTGCAATAGACAGCAATAGCACACAGATCCAGAAATGACTTCCTGCATATTTACATTGGCAGGGCACACTCATAGCCATGTCGTGCActcatttctgttgttgtttcagTCCCACATAAAACACCTTTTGCCAAAAACTTTGGCACACCTTTGTTTCCTGGTGGtttatgcaaattttttttgcttcattttcctatttatttatttccatgcaATGGAGAAGAGCAAACTTTTAGGGAACGCTGTGAAGagataaattaatttcagatgcTTCATAGACAGACTTATTTGGCAGCAAAATGGTGCTCCCCTGGAGCCGGAAATACTCACCTGCAGAACAATATTTGTGTTCCTGCTTGGCATGCTTTATTTGTTTGGTCATTCTCCCTCCATTACCTGGTCTCtgatcaaagaagaaaaaaacaaaatcaaaaaccaGATGGATCCAAAACCTGGAGTTTAGCAAATCCCTAGTGTAAAGCCAGACAAAGGAGATACAATTCTTTGTGATTTTAACAATGAATTCTGAAGAGTTCTGGCTTCAGTAAGCATTTCACAGTGTCAAGATTGCCTCAACCAGCACCTTTCTTTTAGCTCTGCATTACATCTTGCCTCATTACATGAGGCAAAACTCATCCAGCAGAAGACTGGCACTTCACTACCGCATTGCATTTCTGTCTGTCATAGTGTACACAAGGTATCCTAAACAAAGTAAATACTCTTAATGAAAACATTCAACCAGGGAAAGGAGATGAATAGAAATCTTTCCGTGCCACAATACTGCAGGCTATTAAATAGGGGTGTTTGGCTGAGAAATGACTGGGAGTTACATGGTAATCTTCAAGATTGCTTAAGACTCCACTAAGTAAATCTGAACTAAGGATTTAAGAAGTCTAGACAGGGTTAAAAGTTTCCCTTGGTTGTTTAAATCATAACACTGAGGACTAACTTCAGTGACCAGTAGTTCTTGTCTTACTGCAGTAAGTACTCCTGTGTTCAGAAGTCCTGTGCTTGACTGAGATTTATGGGCAAAAGCTTTGTTGAAAAGTTGATATAATTGCAACCAATACAGAATGGCAAAACTTGggatgttgtgggtttttttatacatAGACAGGTAGGTAAACAGGCATTTACTACTTTTATTTGGCTTGTGAAAAGGTCGAACGTGATCTGACAGAATAAGTAAAAAAGATTACTTGCTATACACAGGGCCAGGTACCAGAACTGCTCAACCAAACCATATCTTTAATCAAATAAATTTTTATACATAATGACTTAGTCTAGACACGCTTCAAAATTGCTGCACAGATCTGCTggacaataaaattaaaattttgtcaaTTACAAGGCCTCATCATTGTAGTCTCAAAATCACTTCAGAGTCACTCATTTTTAGATTCCAGGCATCCCTGGAAGCCTGTGAAATgctgttatttctgtttttcacatgGGACTGAGACAATTGGTAGTTAAGATCAGACTGAGACAGAGGACAGAGCTGAATCCAAATGGCCCCAGATACATGATAATGTCTAAATGTCTAAAGCctaaatactttcttttcttcagtgcgGATGTCCAGCTCTCCAACGTTCAACGTCCTTGGTTCTCTATGTGGCACTCCCACTTCTTTCTCAGTTAAATGGGATACAATCAAACAGTTCCATTGCTGGAATAATTGAAAACAGAGTAAGTGCAGACAAAGCAAAATGTGCTCGTTTACTCAAAGCTGAACATATTTGCCTTGAGAATATATAAACCAATGTATGAAATAGCCGAGATATCAGATCAGACAGGACAGAGAAATCTTAATGGCCTAACTTTGCAGTGCTTTCTACACATATACAGCTACGAACATGCAAAGATCCCTAGCAAGAAGCTGTACAGCTCTGAATGCAAACCTCTAAGCATATTCATGACTTCAGTATTAACAGCTGGACTCAATTCACATAAGAAACTCAGACTAGCTctgtactgaaaaaaatccagaggccACACTGCTGCTATCAGTACTTCATGGCCACTGACTTTGCCTTAGAATCTACCACTTGCTGCAgaacttgtgctccagactccAGATGTCCATTTAGCACCAATGTGTTCAAGTaaggacaaacatttttaaaaagcataaagtgCAAAACAATGCTGTGTTGTCCATCTATAGCCTGAAGCAGCTGGGGAGCACAGGAATGGATTGTGCCTGTTCATTTCGGGGGGGAATCTTATATTTgtaaatgtattttcagttttgcagatCTCATTATTAACAtcaaacattttacagaaagtaGTCCTTTATGGAACCAGATCATGTGCTTATTTGGTAAATCCTAATTCTCTTCCTATTCCTTTCCAAAAGCCTTGGCAATTCCAAGTACCTCCAACTTCCTGTAAATTAACTTTTACAATGGAATTCAGTTAAAGCAAGCCCATATCCAGCAGCACATGGGATTTTGCCCTGAGCATATTCAAGTCAATATGAATCTCAGCTTTCAGCCGAACTCCTGTTACACTTAGCTGCACTGACAAATGCGACAGTGCAGAGACCTTGCCACAGGAGTTAGTTCCAAGCTCCTATGGAGGTCGTTGAGTCCTTATAACTGTGAGACAAACATTGATCTGATCATGTCTCATGAACAAAATATGTATCAGAAAGCCCTAGCAAAAACCATGTTAATCACGATCCCAGGTTGTCAGCACTGCTCCTGAGCcccttttgctgtgtttcttctcAGCAAACATATACAGTGATGCTCTCTGTACTACATAGCATAGGAAATTACAAGCTTATACGGGAGATGCTGGAATGTCCTCTGTCCAAtacatggaaaatgaaaatttgtcCATGTGACGAGTTCAAAATCAAAGACTTAAGAAGTTACTTAAGAATCCATGCTGATGGGCAAATTCTGTACCTTCTTGATTCCAAGTAAAGTTGTGTGGTATTCAACTTGCTGTGGATAACTCTAGGTATCTCTTCACCAAACCACAGCTAGGCAGGCACAGTTTAAAGAAAATGCTAGGCACcgaaattttcatttaattgccTTTCTGCATTCTCAGTGATAAATGACATTATCCTCCCAAGCAGAAAAGACAGTGCTGTGAAGAAAGATGCATGGGACCACCTTTCTCTATTTTCCAATATATATTCCCTATTCTTGTGATACAAGTGATCTCTTGAAGTGTGCTTCAAAAGGCCTTAAAACATACCAATGACCAAATTAAATTCAGTTTATTTTGGAATAGTTCATCACAGCTGTTTTTAACTTCCTACACCAGAAATCTCATATTTATGTACAGATGTCTAAAATAACTATACATTCTCTGTtcaataaagagaaattaaactcAGTGCAACTCTTAGAATATCCTGTTAGCCTGCTCTGGCTCCTTATACACCTTAGAGAGGATAAAACTCCAGCCTGAAGTTGCTTCTGCAGACATTTGGACAGGTTCTTCACACCATGGCACTTACATGGCAAATGCATACTCGATTTCTCCTAACTTCTTAACAACTTTATTAGATGTGCTGCAAATAACAGAGAAACAGAGATAATAATCTGAAAAAACCCTTAGCGTGAAGGATCGTCTCTTGTCTCTTTCCCTTAGAGGTCAAGCAGTGAACTACAGACGGTGAATTCTTTCCAAGGTAAATGGTGTTGCTTCATATTCTTGCTTGTTCCCTGTATCCCCTTTAGGGAAAATTCTCGTTTCACCTGAATTTATATTAAGTTGCTATGCCCTGCTGCCATTCATTTCTACTCCTCCAAAGGTGCAGGACAATGGGAGGTATCTAATATTGGCTTCAAAATGACGCCTTAAAAACTATGGTACAATAAGATATCATTCCCTCACACTGTCAGAGAGGGAATTCCATGAACTATCCTCAGTACCTCACCTTAATACTTATTTAATCTACGTACTGGAATATGTGAAGTCCCTGTAAATAGACAACGCTACTTTATTATAACTGATTAGCGTGATACTTTAGTTTACCTgtcaaaatgctgattttaatCCAATTCTTTACGTTCACCTACCTTTTCATAAATTCCATCTCTATGGAGACTAACATCAGGATGTCAGTTTTCATGAAATTCAGTACATGCCACAAGCCCAAGGAGCAAAAAGATCTAGAATAAAACTGCAACTGGCTCTTCCTTCTACAAGAAAGGAATTGGTACTCAGTTTGTCATTTAGGCCAAACTAGCACATCTCTGGACAGCTAACCAGGCTGCTGTAATTCCCGAGACCAATCAGAATGCTTTGGAGTACTCCATTCCCTTCCTTTAGCATTGCAGAGAAGTCCCTTGTTCCTTGCTTTGCAATTCCTTTTGCAAAGGGTAAGTGAGGGAACACAGCCTGGGATTCTTTAAAAACCAACCTAATGGCCTAAGTAATACACAGTTATGTACTGTGACTCACATACATTGCCTTGGCAGTAAGAActaggagggagggaaagaagcagAAACCACACTACCCTCCTTCTTGTGAAGTGTCTGTAGTGTCATAGGCAGATGGTGAGGGAGGCCAACACAGCTGGGATATGGGCTGACATGGAAACAACGACCAACCTGCGACCATGGCAGCTTTCTTGGGGACACCTATGAGAATCCAAGTGTGACTGACTTTTGCCCTTTAACACCTTTGAAGATGAGTAGGTCAGTTAAATAAATAGGAATTTTGTCCTTTAGTTTCACAGGCATATCTGCGGAGTACAAAAAAGAATCAAGAGTATTAACAAGCCATTCCTGGGGCAAAAGGGGGCTTGATGcaaagcaaaatatatatattcttttcagtttggatCTTTAAAAACcatattctttcaaaaaagagaagaatatatGGACAATGCAAAACCAGGATAAACATCACATATACTATTATTAAAACAAGTGCATAGGGAGGGCAGGTTAACTTGTATTGATATTCACTTTGTCATCCATATTCCAGGCTTTGTTTGTCCATTTCCTTAATATCCATAGATCTCATTCTCCACCCAGGCCGATTCCTTGCTCCTCCCCACACGATCTCCACACAGCTCATAGATATCATTGGTCACAAAGCCACTTTCAGTACTGGCCAATGTCACAAAGCCACTCGTTGACATATTCATTGCCACATCATCATAATCCTTGGAGAGGCTGTCAAGCACCTTATCTTCCTGTGTACGGAAGGAAGAATTCTTAGTGTCAGGCCTAGCTCCAGCCAGATCTGCTTCTGATTGCTTCTTGATTACTTTGTAAATATCCAGATTTGGACTGTTCCTTCTGGGGTTAGACAGACATGCATCTTCCTCCTTTGGGCTTGCATCTATTCGCTCCTGCCTCCTTAGGGATGGAGGAAAGAGGACGAGTCATAATATGCTTTTTTACAGAGGCAAATACAAAACCATACCACACCTTTCTTACAGTAATTTAATGGTGATCCTTGAGGAAAGCTGACACTCAGAGCCTGGACTCAGGATGACATTTTTTATTACTTGGCTGCACACCTGGAGTGGTCCCATGGCAAGACCTGCTGAAGTACCCCTTGCACCCTGCTGCTGGCTGAGATGCTGAGGCAGCAAAACTTGACACTCTCAAAACCacagccagcatccccaccaGAGGTACTGTGCACACAGAGAAAGCAAGGAGCGGAAATTGGTAAACGTTATTTGCTCCAAATGTATATCCTTTTATTTCTATTACtatgtttttcacttttgaaGGGGATCTTCTGATAATTcgaatattttctttaataagaaaacTTAAGTGCTAACACTTCAAAATCATCATCTTGTTTTACACCATTCCCTAACTACTATATGTCTGCGAACACAATAAAATGGCATAATGtaatttacttaaaattttaCTTCACAAATAACTCAGCCTGGAGCACCCATGccactttttaaacatttatttggcTGAAAACGGTCCCCTCCAGAGCATCTTACAGGATCCTGAAGCTAGGTGTAAAATGATTGCCAGGTCAAGATATCACAGGTTCACTTGTTACACAAAAACGTCACTTACCTCTTTgcaaaaagccaaaaccagaagATGGCTGTAATGACCatcaggagaagcagcacaggaatGCTGGGAATAAGGATGTAGGCAAGACTCTGAACAGGTTCTAGGGGTAAAAATGAGATTCTGGTTTTTATTCACTTCCAGTTGCATTTGACATGCACAGAACTTCATAGAAAAACTAACAGTTGCAAAAGGCAGCATCATCACACCTTCGTGGGCTTCTAGTCTTGTTCATAATGAGCAGTATTTACTTCTCAATGGCAGCAAGTCTAACAGAGACCGATCATCTAGTTAGGCAGGTTAAAGTAAAATAAGCTCAAATCTTCAAGATGAGGAACCAACAAGCCTCACTGTCTCACTGTAAGAAGGCAACGGTAGTACAAGTTAATGAGATATGCTGACTTTTAAAAGCTTAGGAACCCCCAGCCAGAAGATTTCAGAGAGCAAAAAGTCTTTTATGATCTGTGAATTTGTAGGGGGGAAGTCAGTGTGGTAAGAAGAAATTGAAAGGTTTTCGTAGTTAATAATAGACTTACgaataaaatattaacaatttAGACATTCAAAACTGATTCAATAAATTAAAAGTACCTTTTTCAGACCCAAAATACTTTGCACAGCTTTAGATTTAGAACATTTTGGTAGCCAAAGCAATCAGTTTAGATTTGTACTGGAAAAGATTTGAGggaagtttttttttcagatgcagttGTCTAAATTCAGTCTTCTACATTTAGGGTCAAACACTTCAAATGGAAATGTTGACTGTTTGCAGCCACATGTGAGAAATGTGGGCCTGCATAGTTAGAGAACAGGCCAGCTGTTGAATGCACAACATACCTTTGGCTTCTACAAGTGTTACATTAGCATCTTTCTTGTGGTGTTGTTCTGGGAATATTGGATTCAAGGGCTCTGTTGCAACATCTGGAAAGAAGCAGCTTAATTAATATTGCAGATGTTATTTGAAAGAGTTTAAGAATCATAAAAAGCGAGGGTGAGAGGAGATTGAAGAGACTGCCAGCTGCAAAGATATGTAAGGTGTACTGGTACTCGTTTGCTTAGATTTCTGCAGCATGACCAGTGGTCCCAGATGCTACATCAACAACAGCAAGACTGTGTTCCTGCAGAATGGATTATAGAATAGCACGAGGAAAGTGCAAACTCCAGGGAAGCTTCTTGCTCAGTAAGTTTTCAGTCTGTGAGTGTCCTTTACAATGAATGTAACAGAGAGTATTTCTACTGAAAGTTAGCATAtcattaaaaaaagccccaaacaaataTCTGTAACTTACCTCGTTGAGAATTCTCTATTGGAGCATTCGTTGgcttctctaaaagaaaaaaaacccgcACAATTTCCTCATAGGCTTGAGTAGGGAGACTAAGTGTACTGAATATACTCTAACAACATAAGCACCCTTCTTTAGTGTTCTCTCTCCCTCAGGCCCCATTTGAGATCTCAAATACTTTACAAAAATCCTCTGAGAATTCATATAAGTCACAAAGCAAGTACCTACAGGTATTAGATACTGAGATTGTATTCCTCAGGACTTGCATAAATTTAAAGATATCTACCTCCCACCAGATCTTTCCAGTGAAGCTAAGGGTTTCCCTATCTGTTACTACAATCTCCTCATACTTCCTCTGGGGGACTGGGAGCaggttgttttttaaagctacagAATGACTCATTACCAAGAGAATATTTgcaaatgaagttatttttcatGTTGCATCTGTCATCATTCCATTGAAACATGTAAGGACCTCCAACACTTGGTGGGGCAGATGGCTGGTGGTACATCACAACACAGATTTCACTCCCACAGGATGGCTCATCTACATACCAGTTCCTAAGAAAATACAACAAACATGTCAAGTAAGACTTGACATCACTTTTCATGGTACTGCAGAAGCTCAGATGGGAATACAGCACACAGGGCATCACAGAGGGCAGAATCAAAGAAGATTACAGCTCAGCACACCCCACCTCACCCTCACCCCCCATTTCCACTGTGTAAAAGTAGGAACAATAACAATACAATTATTTACAGTGTATCTTCACTTCTTGGAATtcttaattttcaaagaaaactcagTGAGAAAGGTGTTCAAAAATATTAGGGAGTGAAGGGCTAAGTACCTCACTGCCTGAAACTCCTCTGCAAGGCTAAATCAAAGCTCAGGAGAACTTTGACTTTCTCTACACAATTTTAGACCTGTGCAAAATCATCTACCAAAATGATTTTTGCTCTCTGGCCTCAGTGCCCAATGCCTGAAAAATTTTGACACCtatttaataagaaaatgaaaaagctaaaGCAGGATCTGTTCTTCTCTGTCTAGAAAAGCActaacatgaaaaaaacctgtcttgcagacatttttttttaatttttggtaaTAATAAACTTCACCACTGGAAAACTGTGTAGGCCTTTCCAAGTAGTACACAGGAAGGAGGCTTCACTACTTAGCACTCTGTAATACAATCATTACTGAAGAGGCATTTTATGCATCTCAGAGAAACACTTCTAAGACCGTGTcctgattttgaaaaatgttcaaTACCCAGTGATTTTGGAACAAGCAATGTTCTGCATGTCAAGCACTTCTGCAAGCTGATCCATACAATATAAATAATTCCAGATATACCAAGGTattcaaatgggaaaaaatccACACATGTTAAAACAGTGTTTTTTCAATCATCACAATGCTGTATTCCTCCCTCACTTCCTTCCTCCCCTAGTGCCCCCACCCCGCCATGCCCCGATCTTCTCCTTGCCTTTATCATTTAGCATCAATAAGCTGTGTCTCACCAATGAAAGGCAATA
This region of Calonectris borealis chromosome 24, bCalBor7.hap1.2, whole genome shotgun sequence genomic DNA includes:
- the LAYN gene encoding layilin → MEVLAFTFGTNRHSFSNRFLSISAGQRVCRGGTQQPCYKIVYFHDASRRISYEEAHLACRADGGHLVSIETEAEQRLIEKFIESLLASDGDFWIGLRRKKKEVDNSLECQNLYSWSDGSSSKFRNWYVDEPSCGSEICVVMYHQPSAPPSVGGPYMFQWNDDRCNMKNNFICKYSLEKPTNAPIENSQRDVATEPLNPIFPEQHHKKDANVTLVEAKEPVQSLAYILIPSIPVLLLLMVITAIFWFWLFAKRRQERIDASPKEEDACLSNPRRNSPNLDIYKVIKKQSEADLAGARPDTKNSSFRTQEDKVLDSLSKDYDDVAMNMSTSGFVTLASTESGFVTNDIYELCGDRVGRSKESAWVENEIYGY